In Ascaphus truei isolate aAscTru1 chromosome 7, aAscTru1.hap1, whole genome shotgun sequence, one genomic interval encodes:
- the SF3B1 gene encoding splicing factor 3B subunit 1 isoform X3 produces MAKVAKTHEDIEAQIREIQGKKAALDETQGVGLDSTGYFDQEIYGGSDSRFTGYVTSIAANEQEDDDDDCSAASFVEQKKPGYHAPVALLNDIPQSTEQYDPFAEHRPQKIADREDEYKKHRRMMIISPERLDPFADGFYSAA; encoded by the exons atATTGAAGCACAGATTCGTGAAATTCAAGGAAAGAAGGCAGCTCTTGATGAGACTCAAGGAGTGGGTCTTGATTCGACCGGTTACTTTGACCAAGAAATCTATGGTGGGAGTGATAGCAGATTTACTGGATACGTGACGTCTATAGCCGCAAATGAACAGGAAGAT gACGATGATGACTGTTCTGCTGCAAGTTTTGTTGAACAGAAGAAGCCAGGGTATCATGCTCCAGTTGCATTACTTAATGACATCCCTCAGTCCACTGAACAG TATGACCCCTTTGCAGAACATCGCCCACAGAAGATTGCAGATCGGGAAGACGAATATAAAAAGCACAGGCGAATGATGATTATTTCTCCTGAACGACTAGATCCTTTTGCAGATG GCTTCTATTCTGCTGCTTGA